In one Salvelinus sp. IW2-2015 linkage group LG26, ASM291031v2, whole genome shotgun sequence genomic region, the following are encoded:
- the LOC111952150 gene encoding fatty acid 2-hydroxylase, with amino-acid sequence MSPSESPRFFSEKEVANHSTKNSCWVLTGTRIYDVTGFLRIHPGGEALILSRAGNDIRTEMEGPPHRHSENASRWMEQYYIGELDTDGSADEIQTARERKKTQEHTVDEEPSPISKCSQVNLDTDLVDWXKPLAWQVGNLGEKYETWVHQPVDRPIRLFGNEFMEASTKTSWYMVPAVWMPLVFYLSWYCYTTLAQETTRLFASTDYSFLVHKYSFPLIFVMGMVIWTFIEYCIHRFVFHMRPPAHNYYLITIHFLLHGQHHKSPYDGSRLVFPPCLASVVIGSFYLLLTKAFPEALGVSLFVGGLFGYVVYDMIHYYLHYGSPQKNSYLYSLKAYHVKHHFEHQRAGFGISTTLWDYPFNTLIPEQTF; translated from the exons ATGTCTCCATCGGAATCACCTCGGTTTTTCTCTGAGAAGGAGGTAGCCAATCATTCCACTAAAAACTCATGTTGGGTATTAACGGGGACGAGAATTTATGATGTGACTGGATTCCTTCGTATTCACCCGGGTGGAGAGGCTCTGATATTAAGCCGGGCAGGGAATGATATCAGGACGGAGATGGAGGGGCCCCCACACCGGCACTCGGAGAACGCAAGTCGGTGGATGGAACAGTACTACATCGGAGAGCTGGACACAGACGGCAGTGCCGATGAAATACAG ACggcgagggagaggaagaagactcAGGAGCACACAGTGGATGAGGAGCCTTCACCCATTAGCAAATGCAGTCAAGTCAACCTGGACACg GACCTGGTGGACTGGCYGAAGCCCCTGGCCTGGCAGGTGGGCAACCTGGGAGAGAAATACGAGACCTGGGTGCACCAGCCTGTGGATCGGCCCATTCGCCTGTTTGGGAACGAGTTCATGGAGGCCAGCACCAAGACATCCTG GTACATGGTCCCTGCTGTGTGGATGCCACTGGTGTTCTATCTCAGCTGGTACTGCTACACCACCTTGGCTCAGGAGACAACCAGACTATTCGCCAGCACAG ACTATTCCTTCCTGGTGCACAAGTACAGCTTTCCCCTCATCTTTGTGATGGGCATGGTCATATGGACCTTCATCGAATATTGCATCCATCGCTTCGTCTTTCACATGCGCCCGCCCGCCCACAACTATTACCTCATCACCATTCACTTCCTGCTGCACGGACAGCATCATAAG TCTCCCTACGATGGCTCCCGCCTAGTCTTTCCTCCTTGCCTGGCCTCAGTGGTGATAGGCAGCTTCTACCTGCTGCTGACCAAGGCCTTCCCTGAGGCCTTAGGGGTGTCCTTGTTTGTGGGGGGGCTGTTTGGGTACGTGGTGTACGACATGATCCATTACTACCTTCACTACGGCTCCCCCCAGAAAAACTCCTACCTGTACAGCCTCAAGGCATACCACGTCAAGCACCACTTTGAACACCAAAGAGCAG GTTTTGGAATCAGCACCACATTGTGGGACTATCCGTTCAACACATTGATTCCTGAACAGACCTTTTAG